In a genomic window of Cardiocondyla obscurior isolate alpha-2009 linkage group LG08, Cobs3.1, whole genome shotgun sequence:
- the Art7 gene encoding protein arginine N-methyltransferase 7 isoform X1: protein MLKFSCNTVLRVSRNRNMSIFTQCLNPLTGVASWEEKDQYYDYHQEVARSAFADMLHDHERNEKYYIALKAAIEKKHQAGEEANVLDIGTGTGLLSMMAARCGADSITACEAFKPMANCAAKIIKENGLEDRIKLVRKRSTKMIVGNDGDMPKRANILVTEVFDTELIGEGALSTFRHAHEVLLEENSIVVPHRGTVWAQVVESDKVCAWNRVKPIKNGELLVDAPSAIQACSGAAAVHDMQLSRLSRDAFVPLLPAQPIFRFDWSGKTPLLNNEKVSLLTQPLTSGIAHAIFMWWDLNMDTDNQILLSCAPVWEHPNVPDDVKKDASSLQKMADSIPWRDHWMQAVYYLPEEVPITYNVEVNLIGYHDEYSFWFKLLNGPMNEIPDCHRPECNCWAHIAYSRTRIGQLNDMARNQRYLQALRKITPNSVCLCVSDGCLLALAVARLGAKVFLLEQNFLSRRTMEMFVQANGLCDRIKIVESVDGLPEPSEIDFIFGEPYFLSSIVPWENLRFWYLASRYPSSITRMPIAATIKAVAVEFKDLQKIRAPLGTCEGFDLSSFDRLIQVGSASSEKSDNPVEAQPLWEYPCRALSSSFDIIKLDLTRNVNFDERRKLTGKIPILDSGSCNGVVIWVDWQLDSDLSVSCGPIEEIVPGKRVSWDPYTRQGVHLFRRVSNVTKESTLSWAFTFIPQSGEVEFQFDVLTNDSL from the exons ATGTTAAAATTTAGTTGTAATACTGTATTGAGAGTATCACGTAATCGAAACATGAGTATATTTACACAGTGCTTGAATCCTCTCACTGGCGTTGCCTCGTGGGAAGAAAAAGATCAATATTACGATTATCATCAAGAAGTAGCAAGATCCGCTTTTGCAGACATGTTACATGATCATGAGCGC AATGAGAAGTATTACATTGCCCTCAAAGCTGCTATCGAAAAAAAGCATCAAGCTGGTGAAGAGGCTAATGTTCTCGACATTGGCACTGGAACAGGCTTGCTATCGATGATGGCAGCTAGATGTGGAGCAGATTCTATAACGGCATGTGAG GCTTTCAAACCAATGGCAAATTGtgctgcaaaaataattaaagaaaacggTCTCGAGGatagaattaaattagttCGTAAACGTTCTACGAAAATGATAGTAGGAAACGATGGTGACATGCCAAAGCGCGCGAATATTCTAGTCACTGAAGTATTTGACACCGAATTGATTGGTGAAGGGGCACTATCAACGTTTCGTCATGCACACGAGGTTCTTCTCGAG gaAAACAGTATAGTTGTACCGCACAGAGGAACGGTATGGGCGCAAGTAGTCGAAAGTGATAAAGTTTGTGCTTGGAACCGAGTAAAGCCTATAAAAAATGGAGAATTGTTAGTTGATGCTCCATCAGCTATCCAAGCGTGCTCTGGTGCTGCAGCTGTACACGACATGCAGCTGTCACGTCTATCGCGCGATGCTTTTGTGCCTTTATTGCCAGCACAGCCTATTTTCag GTTTGATTGGTCCGGTAAAACACCATTGTTAAACAACGAAAAAGTATCATTGTTGACGCAACCGCTAACAAGTGGAATTGCACATGCAATTTTTATGTGGTGGGACTTGAACATGGATACAGATAATCAG atattacTAAGTTGTGCACCCGTTTGGGAGCATCCAAACGTACCTGATGACGTGAAGAAAGATGCCTCGAGTTTGCAAAAAATGGCCGACTCAATACCTTGGCGTGATCACTGGATGCAAGCTGTCTATTATCTTCCAGAAGAAGTACCTATTACATATAACGTCGAGGTTAATCTTATCGGTTATCATGATGAATATTCATTTTGGTTTAAATTACTAAATGGACCTAT GAATGAAATTCCAGATTGCCATAGGCCTGAGTGCAATTGTTGGGCGCATATCGCATATTCCCGAACGCGTATTGGACAATTAAACGACATGGCTCGTAATCAGAGGTACCTACAGGCTTTGCGGAAAATTACTCCGAATAGCGTTTGTCTCTGTGTCTCAGATGGTTGTCTGTTGGCTCTCGCGGTTGCAAGATTGGGCGCAAAGGTGTTTTTATTGGAACAAAACTTTCTATCGCGCAGAACTATGGAAATGTTTGTGCAGGCAAATGGGCTTTGCGATCGAATAAAGATCGTCGAGTCGGTTGATGGTCTGCCCGAGCCaagtgaaattgattttatttttggcgAGCCATATTTTCTGAGCTCCATTGTACCTTGGGAGAATTTACGATTTTGGTATCTGGCCTCTAGATATCCATCAAGTATTACAAGGATGCCGATCGCGGCAACGATCAAGGCGGTTGCCGTAGAATTTAAggatttacaaaaaataaggGCTCCTCTTGGTACTTGCGAGGGTTTTGACCTTTCTTCTTTCGACAGGCTTATTCAAGTTGGTTCT GCGTCTAGCGAGAAAAGTGACAATCCCGTAGAAGCACAACCACTTTGGGAGTACCCCTGCAGAGCATTATCTTCGTCCTTTGATATTATAAAGCTCGATCTAACACGAAACGTAAATTTCGACGAACGTAGAAAGTTAACAGGAAAAATTCCAATTTTAGA TAGCGGTTCCTGCAATGGTGTTGTTATATGGGTAGATTGGCAATTGGATTCGGATCTGTCGGTATCATGTGGTCCAATTGAAGAAATAGTACCTGGCAAGCGTGTGTCTTGGGATCCGTATACGAGACAAGGCGTGCATTTGTTTCGTAGAGTGTCTAATGTTACGAAGGAAAGTACACTTTCCTGGGCGTTCACCTTTATTCCACAAAGTGGCGAAGTAGAATTTCAATTTGATGTATTGACAAACGATTCGTtgtga
- the Art7 gene encoding protein arginine N-methyltransferase 7 isoform X2 has translation MLKFSCNTVLRVSRNRNMSIFTQCLNPLTGVASWEEKDQYYDYHQEVARSAFADMLHDHERNEKYYIALKAAIEKKHQAGEEANVLDIGTGTGLLSMMAARCGADSITACEAFKPMANCAAKIIKENGLEDRIKLVRKRSTKMIVGNDGDMPKRANILVTEVFDTELIGEGALSTFRHAHEVLLEENSIVVPHRGTVWAQVVESDKVCAWNRVKPIKNGELLVDAPSAIQACSGAAAVHDMQLSRLSRDAFVPLLPAQPIFRFDWSGKTPLLNNEKVSLLTQPLTSGIAHAIFMWWDLNMDTDNQILLSCAPVWEHPNVPDDVKKDASSLQKMADSIPWRDHWMQAVYYLPEEVPITYNVEVNLIGYHDEYSFWFKLLNGPMNEIPDCHRPECNCWAHIAYSRTRIGQLNDMARNQRYLQALRKITPNSVCLCVSDGCLLALAVARLGAKVFLLEQNFLSRRTMEMFVQANGLCDRIKIVESVDGLPEPSEIDFIFGEPYFLSSIVPWENLRFWYLASRYPSSITRMPIAATIKAVAVEFKDLQKIRAPLGTCEGFDLSSFDRLIQASSEKSDNPVEAQPLWEYPCRALSSSFDIIKLDLTRNVNFDERRKLTGKIPILDSGSCNGVVIWVDWQLDSDLSVSCGPIEEIVPGKRVSWDPYTRQGVHLFRRVSNVTKESTLSWAFTFIPQSGEVEFQFDVLTNDSL, from the exons ATGTTAAAATTTAGTTGTAATACTGTATTGAGAGTATCACGTAATCGAAACATGAGTATATTTACACAGTGCTTGAATCCTCTCACTGGCGTTGCCTCGTGGGAAGAAAAAGATCAATATTACGATTATCATCAAGAAGTAGCAAGATCCGCTTTTGCAGACATGTTACATGATCATGAGCGC AATGAGAAGTATTACATTGCCCTCAAAGCTGCTATCGAAAAAAAGCATCAAGCTGGTGAAGAGGCTAATGTTCTCGACATTGGCACTGGAACAGGCTTGCTATCGATGATGGCAGCTAGATGTGGAGCAGATTCTATAACGGCATGTGAG GCTTTCAAACCAATGGCAAATTGtgctgcaaaaataattaaagaaaacggTCTCGAGGatagaattaaattagttCGTAAACGTTCTACGAAAATGATAGTAGGAAACGATGGTGACATGCCAAAGCGCGCGAATATTCTAGTCACTGAAGTATTTGACACCGAATTGATTGGTGAAGGGGCACTATCAACGTTTCGTCATGCACACGAGGTTCTTCTCGAG gaAAACAGTATAGTTGTACCGCACAGAGGAACGGTATGGGCGCAAGTAGTCGAAAGTGATAAAGTTTGTGCTTGGAACCGAGTAAAGCCTATAAAAAATGGAGAATTGTTAGTTGATGCTCCATCAGCTATCCAAGCGTGCTCTGGTGCTGCAGCTGTACACGACATGCAGCTGTCACGTCTATCGCGCGATGCTTTTGTGCCTTTATTGCCAGCACAGCCTATTTTCag GTTTGATTGGTCCGGTAAAACACCATTGTTAAACAACGAAAAAGTATCATTGTTGACGCAACCGCTAACAAGTGGAATTGCACATGCAATTTTTATGTGGTGGGACTTGAACATGGATACAGATAATCAG atattacTAAGTTGTGCACCCGTTTGGGAGCATCCAAACGTACCTGATGACGTGAAGAAAGATGCCTCGAGTTTGCAAAAAATGGCCGACTCAATACCTTGGCGTGATCACTGGATGCAAGCTGTCTATTATCTTCCAGAAGAAGTACCTATTACATATAACGTCGAGGTTAATCTTATCGGTTATCATGATGAATATTCATTTTGGTTTAAATTACTAAATGGACCTAT GAATGAAATTCCAGATTGCCATAGGCCTGAGTGCAATTGTTGGGCGCATATCGCATATTCCCGAACGCGTATTGGACAATTAAACGACATGGCTCGTAATCAGAGGTACCTACAGGCTTTGCGGAAAATTACTCCGAATAGCGTTTGTCTCTGTGTCTCAGATGGTTGTCTGTTGGCTCTCGCGGTTGCAAGATTGGGCGCAAAGGTGTTTTTATTGGAACAAAACTTTCTATCGCGCAGAACTATGGAAATGTTTGTGCAGGCAAATGGGCTTTGCGATCGAATAAAGATCGTCGAGTCGGTTGATGGTCTGCCCGAGCCaagtgaaattgattttatttttggcgAGCCATATTTTCTGAGCTCCATTGTACCTTGGGAGAATTTACGATTTTGGTATCTGGCCTCTAGATATCCATCAAGTATTACAAGGATGCCGATCGCGGCAACGATCAAGGCGGTTGCCGTAGAATTTAAggatttacaaaaaataaggGCTCCTCTTGGTACTTGCGAGGGTTTTGACCTTTCTTCTTTCGACAGGCTTATTCAA GCGTCTAGCGAGAAAAGTGACAATCCCGTAGAAGCACAACCACTTTGGGAGTACCCCTGCAGAGCATTATCTTCGTCCTTTGATATTATAAAGCTCGATCTAACACGAAACGTAAATTTCGACGAACGTAGAAAGTTAACAGGAAAAATTCCAATTTTAGA TAGCGGTTCCTGCAATGGTGTTGTTATATGGGTAGATTGGCAATTGGATTCGGATCTGTCGGTATCATGTGGTCCAATTGAAGAAATAGTACCTGGCAAGCGTGTGTCTTGGGATCCGTATACGAGACAAGGCGTGCATTTGTTTCGTAGAGTGTCTAATGTTACGAAGGAAAGTACACTTTCCTGGGCGTTCACCTTTATTCCACAAAGTGGCGAAGTAGAATTTCAATTTGATGTATTGACAAACGATTCGTtgtga
- the Syt20 gene encoding synaptotagmin 20, translated as MSQVDLFGPWGLLIVIATGVGIILIAVLLFFCFLMPGCVAYEYFKKQRKEIKGVPPQIKNLEKDNLKLSDISYRSWRLGSLYEDDNGTISENAISHRDLINSTNAQCKDAECSSTLNLIHTDKQKNDKKIKEFPTELTMSLQYLPPCDDIITGKFVIGIEALCGLPPKQYNGTLEPYIALNIIKQSWSHRKRQRLHSFRTRSIRHTASPIYKETFVIANVKPQEAKEWILDITAYDHDRYANHTELCSLKVSLKDVKKIFYSPEIHMFNYRMKPSNQEFGNILLAMSYLPTAERLTINIMKLRDIKLPTVLSLNDFNPYIKVLMLNGKTGKKIKKKKTKFLRGIVQLEFNEILTFDLAVTQLDTVQFLVVLCSKVIPEGLPANSADASDSEESVSSFKRSTDFFIGKVALGKGVRGSTERLHWFSVLQNPRKLVTVWHTLK; from the exons ATGTCGCAAGTGGATCTGTTTGGTCCATGGGGCCTATTGATTGTAATTGCGACAGGTGTAGGAATCATCTTAATCGCAGTGCTTCTGTTTTTCTGCTTCCTCATGCCCGGCTGTGTCGCCtacgaatattttaaaaaacaaa ggaaagaaataaaaggcGTGCCtccgcaaataaaaaatctagaaaaggataatttaaaattgagcGACATTAGTTACAGATCTTGGAGGCTCGGTAGTTTATACGAGGACGACAATG GTACTATAAGTGAGAACGCGATATCTCATAGAGACTTAATTAACTCCACTAACGCTCAATGTAAAGACGCGGAATGCTCTTCAACACTG aatttaattcatacagataaacagaaaaatgataaaaaaataaaagagtttCCGACCGAACTGACAATGAGCTTGCAATATTTGCCGCCCTGCGACGATATTATTACCGGAAAATTTGTTATTGGTATCGAA GCATTGTGTGGCCTTCCTCCGAAACAATACAATGGCACGTTGGAACCTTATAtcgcattaaatattataaaacaatcaTGGAGTCACAGAAAGCGTCAAAGACTGCATAGTTTTCGAACGAGGAGCATCAGGCACACAGCTAGTCCGATCTACAAAGAGACTTTTGTTATTGCAAATGTAAAACCGCAGGAAGCTAAG gAATGGATATTAGATATTACTGCATATGATCACGATAGATACGCAAATCATACAGAATTGTGTTCGCTCAAAGTATCGCTGAAAgatgtaaaaaagattttttatagTCCAGAGATTCATATGTTCAATTATAGAATGAAACCATCGAATCAg GAGTTTGGTAACATTTTATTAGCTATGAGCTATCTACCTACTGCAGAAAGATTGACTATTAATATCATGAAACTACGTGATATTAAATTACCAACTGTGTTGAGTTTAAACGATTTTA atccgtatattaaagtattaatgttaaatgGAAAAACgggtaaaaaaataaaaaagaagaaaaccaAATTCTTACGTGGCATCGTGCAACTGGAGTTTAACGAGATTTTGACATTCGATTTGGCAGTCACCCAACTCGATACTGTTCAATTCCTTGTGGTGCTTTGTAGCAAG GTTATACCGGAAGGATTACCTGCTAATAGTGCCGATGCGAGTGATAGCGAAGAGTCAGTCAGTTCCTTTAAAAGATCTACCGATTTTTTTATTGGTAAAGTAGCTCTTGGGAAAGGCGTAAGAGGTTCGACAGAAAGACTGCATTGGTTCTCAGTGCTTCAAAATCCAAGGAAACTTGTTACCGTTTGGCACactcttaaataa
- the LOC139105111 gene encoding putative ATP-dependent RNA helicase TDRD12: MSQKMNKFRHRPGAIPATAKEIRIKSIQNPYTMRAYEIENYIQALKTIEEKLVKFMKMGENLNKEKDKEKSATVGDMVFIHLISYNDEIKLPSFVYRGLINHINKDGAYYIFLVDHGISIELTRNKFYILPQDFISDKYLTKTVGIFGILPICMKNNDSMPNSSNSTAVVVEKWTKEAIQFIKHLLSFIEVIYFDHLVTDENNGKEYGEFYFSIDENVVSLSEALFNNYHALYLEGDLLKLAEMDPQLRKRRWHVLHVKFSKDREERKIPTFINRINDYQTKFFLSEKILIQSSVDCDVLSDITDLRYPKEVHEGWMQSIKSSRPRKLQSYICPAINNGLNVVAVGSSQCGKTTGCILAVCGQITKLEKKMHSATRPLALILCTSTFEVIFIQSLCDLFLKAFKNIRSVAAFNGLSDRSVAAMIYNGCQILVTTPRYLSRFMNENKDILLFDRLSFLVLDNADVILDKYHHSIGQLFKKHNVIENREPQGDNRPILQIIISLTSWTEKTKRFVNFAMYNPYICIASFIEAVVFKSVCPKLYCLESKHKNNKILDLLKNDNGTLRTAIICVNAKEAEELNNSLISTKKTLLIHEEMKSFDIQALRNSWMSCIYGFYPILICTDPVLSELNITNIKWLIHHSVLLKLKNHFNYRFSVLLNNLTQRVPDCKITIIIDENNNIQVQSIIKMLQRMKIEIHPEILYYVQKIAITLEMNKKDYVLCDNVKSFGFCQNQSNCVFRHCILREIDMPMTNVQINDKVKLVVLYIHDTTHFSARIVEHIPHSDKSDKITYSNVEYMQTAMKIQNYYGNIENRKMCISTNVGDICALEDILDTFKRVQVLRVNYDSNNFQDVKYVDVRCIDSGIVRESVDVRKLMNMPEELQKLPTHVVEVFLADLVPQDEEYMWNRYTNEQVHKWFANNFNGSCDYIGGKVCLHLGNTIWLDDLIIGTKLNGHSTVKVSSLKKELLSGKYAVSDSNHLLNLFELCRNGGLTHFNVHDTSISE, encoded by the exons ATGTCTCAAAAGATGAACAAATTTCGTCATCGTCCAG GCGCTATTCCTGCCACTGCCaaagaaataagaataaaaagtatacAAAATCCTTATACCATGAGAGCttatgaaattgaaaattacatACAGGCACTGAAAAcaattgaagaaaaattagTAAAGTTTATGAAAATGGGtgagaatttaaataaagaaaaagataaagagaaaagtgCCACAGTTGGTGAT ATGGTTTTTATTCATCTTATTAGTTACAATGATGAGATAAAACTACCATCATTTGTTTACCGTGGTTTAAtaaatcatattaataaagatggagcatattatatttttttagtggATCATGGTATTAGCATTGAATTAActagaaacaaattttatatacttccacaagattttatttctGATAAGTATTTAACGAAAACTGTCGGCATTTTTGGTATTTTACCGATttgtatgaaaaataatgactCCATGCCAAATAGCTCCAACTCTACAGCAGT tgtTGTAGAAAAGTGGACCAAAGAAGCGattcaatttataaaacatctTCTTAGCTTTATTGAAGTTATATACTTTGATCACCTAGTCACAGATGAAAATAATGGAAAAGAATATGGAgagttttattttagtattgaTGAAAATGTCGTGTCGTTAAGCGAAGCTTTGTTCAATAATTATCATGCTCTCTATTTAGAAGGAG atttattgAAACTTGCCGAAATGGATCCACAACTTAGAAAAAGACGATGGCATGTTTTACACGTAAAATTCTCAAAGGatagagaagaaagaaaaattccgaCATTTATTAACAGAATAAATGATTATCAGACGAAATTTTTTCttag TGAGAAGATTTTAATACAAAGCTCAGTAGACTGCGATGTCTTAAGTGACATTACAGATCTTAGATATCCTAAAGAAGTACATGAG ggctGGATGCAAAGTATCAAATCTTCCAGACCAAGAAAACTTCAATCATATATATGCCCAGCAATAAATAATGGATTAAATGTTGTTGCCGTTGGATCATCACAATGTGGTAAAACGACCGGCTGCATACTGGCTGTTTGTGGTCAGATAACTAAACTTGaaaag AAAATGCACAGTGCGACACGTCCATTAGCGTTAATTTTATGTACCTCAACATTTGAAGTAATCTTTATTCAATCTTTGTgcgatttatttctaaaagcatttaaaaatataagatcTGTTGCAGCATTCAATGGCTTATCGGATAGATCAGTTGcg GCAATGATATATAATGGGTGTCAAATTTTAGTGACAACACCACGTTATTTGTCTCGATTTATGAATGAGAAcaaagatatattattatttgacaGGCTTTCTTTTTTAGTGCTTGATAACGCTGATGTAATATTAGATAAATATCACCACTCG atagGACAACTCTTTAAGAAACATAATGTAATTGAAAATCGTGAACCACAAGGTGATAATAGACcgatattgcaaataattatatctttaacaAGTTGGACAGAAAAGACTAAGAGGTTTGTAAATTTTGCGATGTATAATCCATATATATGCATTGCGTCATTTATAGAAGCTGTTGTCTTTAAGTCTGTATGTCCAAAACTCTATTGTTTGGAATCTaagcataaaaataataaaatattgg atttattaaaaaatgataacgGTACGTTGAGAACAGCGATAATATGTGTAAACGCCAAAGAGGctgaagaattaaataattctttaatttcaacaaaaaaaactttattgaTTCACGAAGAAATGAAATCATTCGACATACaag cTTTACGAAACAGTTGGATGTCGTGCATATATGGCTTCTATCCAATATTGATATGTACTGATCCAGTATTATCTGAACttaatattactaatattaAATGGCTGATACATCATtctgtgttattaaaattaaaaaatcattttaattatagattttctgtacttttaaataatttaacgcag cgTGTTCCTGATTGTAAAATTACTATAATTATTGACGAAAATAACAATATACAAGTTCAAAGCatcataaaaatgttacaacgCATGAAAATTGAAATACATCCGGAAATATTGTATTACGTTCAG aaaatagcaattacgttggaaatgaataaaaaagacTATGTTCTTTGTGATAATGTGAAATCGTTTGGCTTTTGCCAAAATCAAAGTAATTGTGTATTTAGACACTGTATTCTTCGTGAAATTGATATGCCAATGACAAATGTACAAAT aAATGATAAAGTTAAGTTGGTGGTGTTATATATTCATGATACGACGCATTTCTCGGCAAGAATTGTCGAACATATTCCACATTCTGATAAATCGGACAAAATTACATACTCCAACGTTGAATATATGCAAACTGCGatgaaaattcaaaattattatggaaatattgaaaatag gaAAATGTGTATTTCAACGAACGTAGGTGACATTTGTGCTTTGGAAGACATTCTCGACACATTTAAACGAGTACAAGTTTTACGCGTTAATTATGATAgcaataattttcaagatGTAAAATATGTAGATGTGAGATGTATCGACAGTGGTATTGTACGAGAATCCGTTGAt GTacgtaaattaatgaatatgcCAGAGGAACTACAAAAACTTCCAACACACGTTGTCGAAGTATTTTTAGCAGATTTAGTACCACAAGACGAGGAATATATGTGGAATCGATATACCAACGAACAAGTGCATAAATGGTTTGCAAATAACTTCAATGGAAGCTGCGATTATATTGGTGGAAAA gTTTGCCTTCATCTTGGCAATACAATATGGTTAGacgatttaataattggaACAAAATTAAATGGCCATTCCACTGTAAAAGtttcttctttaaaaaaagaattactttcTGGAAAATATGCGGTTTCGGATAgtaatcatttattaaatctattcGAACTTTGCAGAAATGGTGGATTGACACATTTTAATGTTCATGACACAAGTATCTCGGAATGA